The following coding sequences are from one Panthera leo isolate Ple1 chromosome E1, P.leo_Ple1_pat1.1, whole genome shotgun sequence window:
- the PDK2 gene encoding pyruvate dehydrogenase kinase, isozyme 2, with translation MRWVRALLKNASLAGAPKYIEHFSKFSPSPLSMKQFLDFGSSNACEKTSFTFLRQELPVRLANIMKEINLLPDRVLSTPSVQLVQSWYVQSLLDIMEFLDKDPEDHCTLSQFTDALITIRNRHNDVVPTMAQGVLEYKDTYGDDPVSNQNIQYFLDRFYLSRISIRMLINQHTLIFDGSTNPAHPKHIGSIDPNCNVSEVVKDAYDMAKLLCDKYYMASPDLEIQEINTSNSKQPIHMVYVPSHLYHMLFELFKNAMRATVESHESSLVLPPIKVMVALGEEDLSIKMSDRGGGVPLRKIERLFSYMYSTAPTPQPGTGGTPLAGFGYGLPISRLYAKYFQGDLQLFSMEGFGTDAVIYLKALSTDSVERLPVYNKSAWRHYQTIQEAGDWCVPSTEPKNTSTYRVS, from the exons atgcGCTGGGTCCGCGCGCTGCTGAAAAATGCGTCCCTGGCAGGGGCGCCCAAGTACATCGAACACTTCAGCAAGTTCTCCCCGTCCCCGCTGTCCATGAAGCAGTTTCTGGACTTCG ggTCCAGCAATGCCTGTGAGAAAACCTCATTCACCTTCCTGAGGCAGGAGCTGCCCGTGCGCCTGGCCAACATCATGAAAGAGATTAACCTGCTTCCCGACCGGGTGCTGAGCACGCCCTCGGTACAGCTGGTCCAGAGCTG GTATGTCCAAAGTCTCCTGGACATCATGGAGTTCCTGGACAAAGACCCCGAGGACCATTGTACCCTGAGCCA GTTCACCGATGCCCTGATCACCATCCGGAACCGCCACAACGACGTGGTGCCCACCATGGCGCAGGGCGTGCTGGAGTACAAGGACACCTACGGCGACGACCCGGTCTCCAACCAGAACATCCAGTACTTCCTGGACCGCTTCTACCTCAGCCGCATCTCCATCCGCATGCTCATCAACCAGCACA CCCTGATTTTTGACGGCAGCACCAACCCGGCCCACCCCAAACACATTGGCAGCATCGACCCCAACTGCAACGTTTCAGAGGTGGTGAAGG ATGCCTATGATATGGCCAAGCTCCTGTGTGACAAGTACTACATGGCCTCCCCTGACTTGGAGATCCAAGAGATCAATA CCTCCAACTCCAAACAGCCAATTCACATGGTCTATGTCCCCTCCCACCTCTACCACATGCTTTTTGAACTCTTCAAG AATGCCATGCGCGCAACTGTGGAAAGCCACGAGTCCAGCCTTGTCCTCCCACCTATCAAGGTCATGGTGGCCTTGGGTGAGGAAGATCTGTCCATCAAA ATGAGTGACCGGGGTGGAGGAGTCCCCCTGAGGAAGATCGAGCGACTCTTCAGCTACATGTactccacagcccccaccccccagccaggcACTGGAGGGACCCCGCTG GCTGGCTTCGGGTACGGGCTCCCCATTTCCCGCCTCTATGCCAAGTACTTCCAGGGAGACCTGCAGCTCTTCTCCATGGAGGGCTTTGGGACCGATGCTGTCATCTACCTCAAG GCCCTGTCCACGGACTCCGTGGAACGCCTGCCCGTCTACAACAAGTCAGCCTGGCGTCACTACCAGACCATCCAGGAGGCGGGCGACTGGTGtgtgcccagcacggagcccaagaACACGTCCACCTACCGTGTCAGCTAG